Sequence from the Vanessa tameamea isolate UH-Manoa-2023 chromosome 4, ilVanTame1 primary haplotype, whole genome shotgun sequence genome:
taatcattcaattaaatttaattactatgtAATTAAGTGTCGGAAAAGAGTCTCTTGTCAAATTTTCTCGGATCTAAGTATATTTCGAAACGGtggacaattaaaataaatcttgtaaaacgactattcaaaagtgttcTTAAGAACCTACTTGAATTGAGTATAGTTCGATTTGATCTGACTTGAAATACAaacttactatttataaaacaattatttaagtttatttattagtaaatgcGTTTTTTTAACTAAGTACATATGAATTATTGTTTGTGTAAAAAgatgtacttaataaataaacaaaatatatttatatattcttgatTGGCATTGTATTTCAGTTTCATCCTTCCAGTCTTACTTACCCCGTTTTgatagtaggtatataaaagtaaataaataaagtaaaatagtaaattagaGTTGCTCGTAAGAAGATTTAAATTTGTGACTTACTTCAatgaatagtattaaaaataataattatacgtgaCGTGTAGAATTGGTTTAATTCAATATGAATACTGTCAATACTTCATCGCCCATTTGATATTATCACGGATGGAAgactttgataataataataattggtgaTAGATGTCATCttactttataaacaatatattgtgaccgattctattattaaatacatatttatttgacttattagtattattgtgcACAATCaagtgtcaaataaataataatatatttctgtttcgtttattttaataaacgtagGACaactcttattatttaaataacataatgtttgtttttgtattgaatacctaccttaaaatgttttcaacgtGACATAATTAGGTAGATCGATTGTTTCTTTGATATTGTACTTTATGCGAAAAATACGTCATTATTAGAGGACTTTTATCTACTTATATCTTTTATCTTTAAGATTTTTTACtccttttttcttaaaatattagttatttgcAGGTTAATTcttctttgtaatattttatccatgatatagatatttttactgTCATAAACTTTTTGGCTTACGGCTTTGGTTAGCTGAAATGATTATTTGTACAAGGAAAAGgttgaatgattttataaatcaacgataaataaaatgatacattatttaagaatattttattaggaaaacAGAAATCCTAAAGTTAATATTCGTCATTTATGtaactatttacaattattttcgaTTAATTAGATGAGTCATTATAACTTAtgtataatctttaatattacatatactttAACGAagctatgaataatattatacgacACAACCATATATTTAACACGGTGTTTAGATAGCCATCTTATTCAGATATCACGGCTTAATAGTTCcaccatttaaaaaactataaaactgGAACTGATGATAATTATCATTAACTTTTCAAACTTAACAAAAGCATGAGCAGTCCGTCATCGCAGGGCTTCAATAGCGCTGCCAGGCGCATGCTGAAGAGGAGGCGCCAGAAGTAGCGGCAGAAGCGGCGGCGGACCGCGGTGCCGCACCCTGCCGTCACAGCTCCGAAAAGAACTCCGGGGAGGAATGTGGAGTAGGAGGTGCATGGCCTGCGTGCTGTGGCACCGCATGTTCACGTCCCACCAGTGCCAGTCGCTGCTTCAGCACGTCCCGCTCGTGTGATACACGTGCGACCTGCAGTTGTAGAAGGTGGATTTCATCTTGCAGGGACCTGTTTGCCAATTCTAATTCTTGTCGTTGCTGGAGCCTCTTGCTTCGACAATTTTGTGCATAGCCACGATTTTTAAGTGTACGCCGTTTTTGTTTCAGTCGTGTAACGTCTTCTCGTGGAAATCCATGTAATCTTTTATTTAGCTCGCGTACACTCAATGTCATCAATAAATCATCACTTATTAGATCATCCCCACAAGATGATGGCTGGTAGGATTGATGTTGACCTGTACGTGGTGACACTGCAGAGCATGAACTCGACGGACGTAAGCCAACTTGTTGTAAATGATGATCCTGTTCCCTCCATTCACGACGATCCCACTCTTCAAAACTACCGCAAGGAACTGTACGCATATCGAGAGGTTCGCGCATATGAGGTAACCACAACACGTCATCCACAGGGGGAGCACGACATGGACTACGACCGACGGGCGCGGGTGGAGTCTCTGGAGGAGTACTGGGATCTACAGCGATTGCTACATGTGGCTGTGGATACGGGCCTGCATCAGGCCACTGACGACAAGCGCGAGCGCAAGCAGGTAATGTTTCAACAAGTTCATGCCAGCCTGCCCGTAGTGGTTCACGCTTAACAAGATGATGATCTTCAAGATGATCTAATTCAAAATTTTGGACATATTCGTCAGCGAGCTGATCCTCATCAGCATCACGGTGTGGCTGAGGCGTTAGAGTTTGCATGGCACCCGCCTGAGAACAGTCGACGAGTGTATGTTCTACCATGGAGCCGTACGGGGCACGCGCCTGCCGGAAACGGACTGCCGCGGCGACGCAGGGCGGCACGAGACTCCGCCCTCTAGTCCAATGACGTTATGCGACGCGCGCAACTTCACTACAGCCTTTATCATTGCAAACATAAGTTCTCTACATCAAGAcatcataatataaacacagCACACATTTACAACTCAGGTTTCATAAGATATTATGTACTTAACGCATGTGCGCTGATCACATTATAAACCttataatgtcaaattaaataataattgactataagaaatttgataaaaactgaataatacgatacataaaacaaacaaaatagaatttaacgtacttaaaatcaattatataatcttgacgcaataaaataccttaataaaaaccgtattttaaaaattaaatgaaatgtaaattattttgaataaatcacTTTTCGGGATAGACTTTGGCAGTTAGGTGGCTAACATTAGAACAAAGTGATTTCACGCGTCGGCGGGCACGAAGGGGTTAACAAGTCAGCGTAATTTCGAATTACATTTAATCACCGATCTGCCCGCACTCTAAACATTTAACCCTTGCTTATTATCCGCAAATAATTGAAACGATGCGCCCATTATTGTAACAGCAGccagttataattaaaagtatatatgagATGCTGTAAGGAAATTAGGTCCTTGAATATTGGGTGCGTACTTTT
This genomic interval carries:
- the LOC113394488 gene encoding transcription factor MafA-like, translating into MVEHTLVDCSQAGAMQTLTPQPHRDADEDQLADEYVQNFELDHLEDHHLVKREPLRAGWHELVETLPACARACRQWPDAGPYPQPHVAIAVDPSTPPETPPAPVGRSPCRAPPVDDVLWLPHMREPLDMRTVPCGSFEEWDRREWREQDHHLQQVGLRPSSSCSAVSPRTGQHQSYQPSSCGDDLISDDLLMTLSVRELNKRLHGFPREDVTRLKQKRRTLKNRGYAQNCRSKRLQQRQELELANRSLQDEIHLLQLQVARVSHERDVLKQRLALVGREHAVPQHAGHAPPTPHSSPEFFSEL